The Nitrosospira lacus genome window below encodes:
- the kdsC gene encoding 3-deoxy-manno-octulosonate-8-phosphatase KdsC, producing MQHILERAKKIRAVVFDVDGVLTDGTLYLTDSGEEIKAFNSQDGHGIKMLKASGVNIAIITGRQSRCVDLKAKDWGVTLVYQGAKDKLPAFEALLKKLELDASACAYVGDDLIDLPVMLRCGLAICVPAAPALVKRHAHYVTCLEGGRGAVRETCEMIMQAQDTLDTQLAMYLK from the coding sequence ATGCAACATATACTGGAAAGGGCGAAAAAAATCCGCGCAGTTGTCTTCGACGTGGACGGAGTACTTACTGACGGAACCCTCTATCTTACGGATAGCGGTGAGGAAATCAAGGCATTTAACAGCCAGGACGGTCACGGCATAAAAATGCTCAAGGCAAGTGGAGTCAATATTGCAATCATCACCGGTAGACAATCCCGCTGCGTGGATTTGAAAGCAAAAGATTGGGGCGTTACGCTCGTTTATCAGGGCGCGAAAGACAAGCTGCCCGCATTCGAAGCATTGCTGAAGAAACTGGAGTTGGACGCTTCGGCTTGCGCTTACGTGGGTGACGATCTGATAGATCTACCGGTAATGTTGCGCTGCGGTCTGGCTATTTGTGTGCCGGCGGCACCCGCGCTGGTGAAGAGGCATGCGCATTATGTGACTTGTCTCGAAGGCGGGCGCGGCGCGGTGCGGGAGACCTGTGAAATGATAATGCAGGCGCAGGATACGCTGGATACCCAATTGGCAATGTACCTTAAATGA
- the ispH gene encoding 4-hydroxy-3-methylbut-2-enyl diphosphate reductase — protein MIKVLLANPRGFCAGVDRAIEIVERALAMHGAPIYVRHEVVHNRFVVENLEKKGAVFVENLDEVPVGSILIFSAHGVSHEVRREAEAQQFKVFDATCPLVTKVHIEVAKMREQGREIIMIGHQGHPEVEGTMGQAEGDGPCMYLVETEEDVDNLQVKDPTHLAYVTQTTLSVDDATRVIKALKKRFPKITGPKKDDICYATQNRQDAVKMMVKQCDLVIVVGSPNSSNSNRLCEVARNAGVDAFMIDRAEQLQESWLEEKDRIGITAGASAPEVLVQEVISRLRQIGAGQAGREVVVEELSGVVESVVFPLPKN, from the coding sequence ATGATCAAAGTATTGCTTGCAAATCCCAGAGGTTTTTGCGCCGGTGTGGATCGCGCTATTGAGATTGTCGAGCGGGCGCTGGCCATGCATGGGGCGCCGATTTACGTGCGTCACGAGGTGGTGCATAACCGTTTCGTGGTAGAAAATCTGGAAAAAAAAGGAGCGGTATTTGTCGAGAATCTCGATGAAGTGCCGGTCGGCAGTATCCTGATATTCAGTGCTCACGGCGTTTCCCATGAAGTGCGGCGAGAAGCCGAAGCGCAGCAGTTCAAGGTCTTCGATGCCACCTGTCCGCTGGTGACCAAAGTTCATATTGAAGTGGCAAAGATGCGCGAGCAGGGTAGGGAAATCATCATGATCGGCCATCAGGGTCATCCGGAGGTGGAAGGCACCATGGGCCAGGCTGAAGGAGATGGTCCTTGCATGTATCTGGTGGAAACAGAAGAAGATGTCGACAATTTGCAGGTTAAGGATCCGACTCATCTGGCTTATGTCACCCAGACCACGCTGTCGGTGGATGATGCAACGCGGGTGATCAAGGCCTTGAAGAAGCGCTTTCCAAAAATTACCGGGCCGAAAAAGGATGATATTTGCTATGCCACGCAAAACCGCCAGGATGCGGTAAAAATGATGGTAAAGCAGTGCGATCTGGTGATTGTCGTAGGTTCACCCAATAGTTCCAACTCCAATCGGCTGTGTGAGGTCGCACGAAACGCTGGTGTGGACGCGTTCATGATTGATCGTGCCGAGCAACTGCAGGAAAGCTGGCTGGAGGAGAAGGACCGGATCGGCATTACCGCTGGTGCTTCTGCGCCGGAAGTGCTTGTGCAGGAAGTCATATCACGCCTCAGGCAGATCGGAGCAGGACAGGCCGGCAGGGAAGTGGTGGTAGAGGAACTCAGCGGCGTGGTTGAGTCGGTGGTATTTCCGCTGCCTAAAAATTGA
- a CDS encoding cobalamin-binding protein, giving the protein MWPWISIGLASAVEVTREPSPSNFPLKLTDDRGRDIRLNHIATRIVSLSPNITELVFAAGAGGKLVGVSHYSDYPAAAKSVPGVGDSSSLDLERIIALKPDLVVAWRSGNSISDIEKLEKLGLTVFATEATRLEDVPRLLRITGRLAGTSTQAESAARAYEAELGQLKRTYAGRRPVRVVALIWHQPFMAVNGHHIISDIINICGGINVFASAASLTPVVSTESLLEADPQAVISSMSLELAETGVKERLSYIGAVRSNHLYFVHPDLLHRQTPRILQAAKKVCAQLEEVR; this is encoded by the coding sequence ATGTGGCCGTGGATTTCTATCGGCCTTGCGAGTGCTGTAGAGGTTACGCGCGAACCTTCACCATCCAATTTTCCGCTCAAGCTGACCGATGATCGCGGACGCGATATCCGTCTGAATCATATCGCTACACGCATTGTCTCGCTCTCTCCCAATATCACTGAACTGGTGTTCGCCGCGGGCGCGGGCGGCAAGCTTGTGGGCGTCAGCCATTACAGCGATTATCCGGCGGCGGCTAAGTCCGTTCCGGGCGTCGGGGATTCATCCAGTCTTGATCTGGAAAGAATTATTGCACTCAAGCCTGATCTGGTGGTTGCATGGCGCAGCGGCAATTCCATCTCCGATATTGAGAAACTTGAGAAACTGGGGCTGACTGTTTTCGCCACGGAAGCCACCAGACTGGAAGATGTGCCACGTTTATTGCGAATAACCGGTAGGCTGGCGGGAACCTCGACACAAGCGGAATCAGCGGCGAGGGCTTACGAAGCGGAGCTGGGGCAGCTCAAACGCACTTATGCCGGCCGCCGGCCAGTCAGGGTAGTTGCATTGATCTGGCATCAGCCATTCATGGCGGTAAATGGACATCATATTATCAGCGATATCATCAACATTTGCGGCGGCATTAATGTGTTCGCTTCCGCGGCGTCCCTGACACCGGTAGTATCCACAGAAAGTCTGCTGGAAGCCGATCCTCAGGCCGTCATCAGCAGCATGTCGCTCGAACTCGCTGAAACTGGAGTGAAGGAGCGCTTGTCATACATCGGCGCGGTCAGAAGCAATCATTTATATTTTGTGCATCCCGATCTCCTGCATCGCCAGACGCCACGTATTTTACAGGCGGCGAAAAAGGTATGCGCGCAGTTGGAGGAAGTCCGCTGA
- a CDS encoding 2-keto-3-deoxy-D-arabino-heptulosonate-7-phosphate synthase I beta produces the protein MILVLSPDTRSDSSEYKQLMVHLANLPGISTRVHNEVGIEQTLTEVYLIGNTKALPVEDMRSLPCVEQVVRISEEYRVLGRHKDDHRPTHFDYNGVRFSQDTLNVFAGLCAVDTLEHVELMMLALRDNGQVCTRMGAYKPRTSPYSFQGHGKACLPYVFELAGKYGIKVIAMEITHESHVEEIRDALFRTGNATGVMLQIGTRNTQNFELLKIVGRQQDFPVLIKRGFGITLDESLNAAEYLASEGNRKVVFGLRGMKTNMADPHRNFVDFAHVPVVKRLTRMPVCIDPSHSVGMRAPSPEGILDIMHVTAQGVIAGANMVLVDFHPVPNKALVDGPQALLIKELPLFLEDIRIARDAYEQRAALARRYQEAEP, from the coding sequence ATGATTCTTGTCCTGAGCCCGGACACCCGGTCTGACAGTTCCGAATATAAACAGTTAATGGTGCACCTGGCTAATTTGCCCGGTATCTCCACGCGCGTGCATAACGAAGTAGGCATCGAGCAGACGCTGACCGAGGTATATTTGATTGGCAACACCAAGGCGTTGCCTGTTGAGGATATGCGAAGCCTGCCGTGCGTCGAGCAAGTTGTCCGGATCTCAGAGGAGTATCGTGTTCTCGGACGGCACAAGGATGATCACAGGCCCACCCACTTCGACTATAACGGCGTTCGTTTCAGTCAGGATACACTTAATGTATTCGCCGGGCTGTGTGCGGTGGATACCTTGGAGCATGTCGAATTAATGATGCTGGCGCTGCGCGACAATGGGCAGGTATGCACACGGATGGGCGCCTATAAGCCGCGTACCAGTCCTTATTCGTTTCAGGGGCACGGTAAGGCATGTCTCCCTTATGTATTTGAGCTCGCTGGGAAATATGGCATCAAGGTGATCGCCATGGAAATCACCCATGAGTCCCATGTGGAAGAAATTCGTGACGCACTCTTCCGGACGGGCAATGCCACTGGTGTCATGCTGCAGATCGGCACGCGCAATACTCAAAATTTCGAGCTGCTAAAGATTGTCGGCCGCCAGCAGGATTTTCCCGTATTGATCAAGCGTGGCTTCGGCATTACCCTGGATGAATCACTCAACGCCGCGGAATATCTGGCTTCCGAGGGTAACCGCAAAGTCGTTTTTGGATTGCGTGGCATGAAAACCAACATGGCGGATCCCCACCGCAATTTTGTGGATTTTGCTCATGTGCCGGTGGTCAAACGTCTGACGCGCATGCCCGTTTGTATTGATCCTTCGCATTCGGTGGGCATGCGCGCACCTTCGCCGGAGGGCATTCTTGATATCATGCATGTTACCGCCCAAGGTGTGATAGCGGGCGCCAACATGGTATTGGTGGATTTTCATCCAGTACCGAATAAGGCCCTCGTGGATGGGCCGCAGGCGCTACTGATCAAGGAGCTGCCGCTTTTTCTGGAGGATATCCGCATTGCCCGGGACGCTTACGAACAACGCGCGGCCCTGGCCAGGCGGTATCAGGAAGCGGAGCCGTAA
- a CDS encoding YajD family HNH nuclease, translated as MTSKSIPPDNARLDRIVAEARRNREQRNTTYREQALKIYPWICGRCAREFTHTNVQLLTVHHRDHNHDNNPADGSNWELLCVYCHENEHSRYLDNIGGVNPSDSEEKAPATHSPFANLKTLLKKK; from the coding sequence ATGACATCCAAATCAATCCCGCCGGATAACGCCAGACTTGATCGTATTGTCGCCGAAGCCCGGCGCAACCGGGAACAACGCAATACAACCTATCGCGAACAGGCACTCAAGATTTATCCCTGGATCTGCGGGCGATGCGCACGCGAATTTACTCATACGAACGTCCAGCTGCTCACGGTACATCACCGGGATCACAATCACGACAACAACCCGGCTGACGGCAGCAATTGGGAATTATTGTGTGTGTACTGTCATGAAAATGAGCATTCCCGATACCTGGATAACATAGGCGGTGTCAATCCATCGGATAGCGAGGAGAAAGCCCCGGCCACGCATAGTCCATTTGCAAATCTCAAGACCCTGCTTAAAAAGAAATAA
- the miaA gene encoding tRNA (adenosine(37)-N6)-dimethylallyltransferase MiaA, with the protein MTEQSSEFQNQDFAFFPPAIVLMGPTASGKSSIALEIARNLPVEIVSVDSAQVYRYMDIGTAKPDTHTMAAVPHHLINLIEPHERYSAAQFVSDALAAMREITARGNIPLLAGGTMLYFRALLEGLSELPSADASLRRLIETKAEEFGWPALHNELLRLDPVSAARIQPTDSQRIQRALEVCHLTGKPMSEILKKPRHFYLPYRVIRIALTPGDREILHQRIAQRFERMLEMGLIDEVRAIRDKFCLNDESPSMRCVGYRQAWMYLDNKISLGKMREMALAATRQLAKRQLTWLRPMEGIKEFDCLMENLPEHVWEYLRSTGLKAALAS; encoded by the coding sequence ATGACAGAGCAAAGCTCAGAATTTCAAAATCAGGATTTCGCGTTCTTTCCGCCTGCCATCGTTCTCATGGGACCCACCGCGAGCGGCAAAAGTAGCATTGCACTGGAAATTGCCCGGAATCTGCCGGTGGAAATCGTTAGCGTGGATTCGGCCCAAGTCTATCGCTATATGGATATCGGTACCGCCAAACCCGATACGCACACAATGGCGGCGGTGCCACATCATCTCATCAATCTGATCGAACCGCATGAACGCTATTCCGCCGCGCAATTTGTCAGTGATGCGCTTGCCGCAATGCGCGAGATTACGGCGCGAGGGAATATCCCGCTGCTGGCTGGCGGTACGATGCTATATTTCCGGGCACTGCTGGAAGGTCTTTCCGAACTTCCCTCCGCGGACGCCAGCCTACGCCGGTTGATCGAAACCAAAGCAGAAGAGTTTGGCTGGCCCGCGCTGCACAACGAACTGCTACGGCTCGACCCGGTAAGCGCGGCACGCATTCAGCCCACAGACAGTCAGCGCATCCAGCGTGCACTGGAAGTGTGCCACCTCACCGGCAAACCCATGTCGGAAATTCTGAAAAAACCCAGACATTTTTATCTTCCTTACCGTGTGATTCGTATCGCCCTGACTCCCGGCGATCGCGAAATATTGCATCAGCGTATCGCGCAGCGCTTTGAAAGAATGCTAGAGATGGGATTGATCGATGAAGTTCGTGCAATCCGTGATAAATTCTGTCTGAATGACGAAAGCCCTTCGATGCGCTGCGTCGGCTACCGGCAGGCATGGATGTATCTGGACAATAAAATCAGTCTGGGCAAAATGCGTGAAATGGCGCTTGCTGCCACGCGGCAGCTTGCAAAACGGCAACTTACCTGGCTACGCCCCATGGAAGGCATAAAGGAATTCGATTGCCTGATGGAGAATTTGCCGGAACACGTTTGGGAGTATCTGCGTAGCACTGGTTTGAAGGCGGCGTTGGCTTCATAA
- a CDS encoding BON domain-containing protein — MNDKCKGIVFTVMLIGALSVTGCTKHEDKVHESWVTPPAGPVIDDTTLAANIRSALRADPSVKNMDVKIEAHNGEVMLGGMVDNQTQMDRVIMLAWMAEGIKKVDNKMSLKSAGAAVKD; from the coding sequence ATGAATGATAAATGTAAAGGAATAGTTTTTACCGTAATGCTTATCGGTGCCCTCTCCGTCACCGGCTGCACCAAGCACGAAGACAAGGTGCATGAATCCTGGGTAACTCCACCGGCGGGGCCGGTCATAGACGATACCACGCTTGCCGCCAACATACGGTCGGCATTGCGCGCCGACCCGAGTGTCAAAAACATGGACGTGAAAATCGAGGCGCACAATGGCGAGGTGATGCTTGGGGGGATGGTGGATAATCAAACGCAGATGGATCGCGTAATCATGCTTGCATGGATGGCGGAGGGCATTAAAAAAGTAGACAATAAGATGAGCTTGAAGAGTGCCGGCGCGGCTGTAAAAGATTGA
- a CDS encoding acyl-CoA dehydrogenase, producing the protein MISSVLLALVVVLGIVLLVPPLRRALISNRMLKFFRKILPQISQTEQEALDAGTVWWDGDLFSGKPDWNKLLAYPKPKLSAEEKTFLAGPVEQLCAMLDEWHITRKLHDLPPHVWQFIRDNGFFGMIIPRQYGGHGFSALAHSEVVMKIGSRSGTAAVSVMVPNSLGPAELLLHYGTEEQKNYYLPRLAKGREIPCFALTGPDAGSDAGSIPDFGIVCHGEFNGDQNVLGMRVTWEKRYITLGPVATLLGLAFRLHDPDGLLGEEKDLGITLALIPTHTPGVNIGRRHFPLDAAFQNGPNSGKDVFIPMDWVIGGRDGVGYGWRMLMNCLAAGRSISLPATSTGAAKLAARTSGAYGRVRVQFKTPIGRFEGVEEALARIGGNTYMMDAARVMTVGAVDLGEKPSVISAIVKYHLTERGRQAINDAMDIHGGKGICMGPSNYLGRAYQHIPVSITVEGANILTRSMIIFGQGAIRCHPYALREIRAANDSNAARASVEFDRALMGHIVFTIGNGTRSLLHGLTGGYLASAPGSVGPEVQGYYSQLTRFSAAFALLADISMLVLGGSLKRKEKLSARLGDILSMLYLCSATLKRFKDDDRPAADLPLLHWSMQDALYRMQEAFNGLLGNFPGGAVGIRLLRFLVFPWGKSFSPPSDELGHKVAKLMLTPGEARDRLTAGIYVPESADEPLGILEEALQCAVVSEAVETKLRAAVKAGRVPAQREEKIAAALKQRVITTHELELMGKMEALRRRVIMVDDFPRDFGDEPQAGPGPVEAIPEVAAEVIHDTAS; encoded by the coding sequence TTGATCTCCTCTGTGCTGCTGGCGCTGGTCGTAGTTCTCGGCATTGTTCTATTGGTCCCGCCACTGCGGCGCGCGCTCATTTCGAATCGAATGCTGAAATTTTTCCGTAAGATCCTGCCACAGATTTCGCAGACCGAACAGGAGGCACTGGACGCAGGAACCGTATGGTGGGACGGAGATCTGTTCAGCGGCAAGCCGGACTGGAACAAGCTGTTGGCCTACCCCAAGCCGAAACTGAGCGCAGAAGAAAAAACTTTTCTCGCCGGCCCGGTTGAACAATTGTGCGCGATGCTGGATGAATGGCACATTACGCGCAAATTGCACGATCTGCCGCCCCATGTCTGGCAATTCATCAGGGACAACGGTTTTTTCGGCATGATTATCCCCCGGCAGTACGGAGGCCATGGCTTTTCCGCGCTGGCGCATTCCGAGGTCGTGATGAAAATCGGCTCGCGCAGCGGCACCGCGGCGGTATCGGTGATGGTCCCGAATTCGCTGGGGCCGGCGGAGCTGCTGTTGCACTACGGCACGGAAGAACAAAAAAATTACTATCTCCCGCGTCTGGCGAAAGGGCGGGAAATTCCCTGCTTCGCCCTTACGGGACCGGATGCGGGGTCGGATGCGGGCTCGATTCCAGATTTTGGAATCGTCTGCCATGGCGAATTCAACGGCGATCAGAATGTGCTGGGCATGAGGGTCACCTGGGAAAAACGTTACATTACCCTGGGCCCGGTAGCCACTCTCCTGGGACTTGCATTCAGGCTGCATGACCCGGATGGCCTGCTTGGGGAAGAAAAAGACCTCGGCATCACGCTCGCGCTGATCCCCACCCATACACCGGGTGTCAACATTGGACGCCGCCATTTCCCGCTCGATGCGGCTTTTCAGAATGGCCCCAATTCCGGCAAGGACGTATTCATCCCGATGGATTGGGTGATCGGCGGGCGCGACGGAGTGGGTTACGGCTGGCGCATGCTGATGAACTGTCTTGCGGCCGGGCGATCGATTTCCCTGCCCGCCACCAGCACTGGCGCAGCCAAACTGGCGGCGCGCACCAGCGGCGCATATGGCAGGGTGCGCGTGCAATTCAAAACGCCAATCGGGCGTTTTGAAGGCGTGGAGGAAGCGCTGGCGCGTATTGGCGGCAATACTTACATGATGGACGCAGCGCGCGTGATGACGGTGGGCGCGGTGGATCTTGGCGAGAAGCCTTCGGTCATCTCGGCCATTGTCAAATATCATCTCACCGAGCGCGGACGCCAGGCGATTAACGACGCGATGGATATCCATGGCGGCAAGGGGATTTGCATGGGGCCCAGCAACTACCTGGGGCGCGCTTATCAGCATATTCCCGTAAGCATCACGGTGGAAGGCGCCAACATCCTGACTCGCAGCATGATCATTTTCGGCCAGGGTGCGATACGCTGCCACCCTTATGCGCTAAGGGAAATCCGCGCGGCGAATGACAGCAATGCGGCGCGCGCCTCGGTAGAATTCGACCGCGCATTGATGGGACACATTGTTTTCACTATCGGAAACGGTACGCGTTCCCTGCTGCATGGACTCACCGGCGGCTATCTTGCGAGCGCTCCCGGCAGCGTGGGTCCCGAGGTACAAGGTTATTATAGTCAACTGACACGTTTCTCCGCTGCTTTCGCCCTGCTTGCCGACATATCCATGCTTGTCCTGGGAGGCTCGCTGAAACGCAAGGAAAAATTGTCGGCACGCCTGGGTGATATTCTCAGTATGCTTTATTTATGTTCGGCAACGCTCAAGCGCTTTAAGGACGATGATCGCCCCGCGGCTGATTTGCCGTTGCTGCATTGGTCGATGCAGGATGCGCTTTACCGCATGCAGGAAGCCTTCAATGGCTTGCTGGGGAATTTTCCCGGCGGTGCTGTCGGAATTCGGCTGCTCCGGTTCCTTGTATTTCCCTGGGGCAAATCATTCTCGCCACCATCCGATGAATTGGGTCATAAGGTAGCCAAGCTGATGCTGACGCCGGGGGAAGCGCGTGATCGCCTGACCGCGGGTATTTACGTGCCCGAATCTGCTGACGAGCCCTTGGGAATTCTGGAAGAGGCGCTGCAATGCGCAGTCGTAAGCGAGGCAGTGGAAACCAAGTTGCGCGCGGCCGTCAAGGCCGGCCGGGTTCCAGCGCAGCGGGAGGAGAAAATTGCCGCTGCCCTTAAGCAAAGGGTCATCACCACCCACGAGTTGGAGCTGATGGGGAAAATGGAAGCCCTGCGCCGGCGCGTCATTATGGTGGATGATTTTCCCCGGGATTTTGGCGACGAGCCGCAAGCGGGACCTGGACCGGTGGAAGCGATCCCGGAAGTGGCAGCGGAAGTGATCCATGACACGGCAAGCTAG
- a CDS encoding AMP-dependent synthetase/ligase, translating to MQNRQHDLTNIIPVEVAGTLDGLFSERARRSPEGVAYRDYDRSSGKWRDLTWEQMDHGIMRWQTALSRENLVTGDRVAVMLRNCPEWVMFEHAALRMGLVVVPLYTADRPENAAYILSDAGVKVLLLEEVAQWRTFSGLSHPIGNLMRVVTIQSSPEKIEDSRVLALHDWLPGQAGEMQHVKADPHQLATIIYTSGTSGRPKGVMLSHHNILTNAYGCSQIVPLSRNDLLLSFLPLSHAFERTAGYYVPMMCGAAVAYARSIQQLPEDLLIIRPTILVSVPRIYERVYAGIRTKLVEGSALSRKLFKLAVDIGFSRFEYQQRRGSWRLSYLLWPLLDNLVAKKVMAKLGGRLRGAMSGGAALSADVSRVFIGLGLPLLQGYGMTESSPVVCSNTFDNNVPGSVGRPIPGVEVKLGESAALLIRGPNVMLGYWNDPEATKAVLTPDGWLNSGDIARIDENGGITITGRLKEIIVMSTGEKVPPADMEAAILRDPLFEHVMLIGEGRSYLSALVGLNPGHWESLSGQYQLDRDWRNLGQDPKLEEILLERIAHQISEFPGYAKVYRIALAQEPWTIENGMLTPTLKLRRSRVLDRYKGEVARLYEGH from the coding sequence ATGCAAAACAGGCAGCATGACCTGACGAACATTATCCCGGTGGAGGTAGCCGGAACACTGGACGGCCTGTTCAGTGAGAGAGCTCGCCGGTCTCCCGAAGGAGTGGCTTACCGGGATTACGACCGGTCGAGCGGCAAATGGCGCGATCTCACCTGGGAACAGATGGATCACGGGATTATGCGCTGGCAAACCGCCCTCTCCCGGGAGAATCTTGTGACCGGCGACAGGGTGGCGGTGATGTTAAGAAACTGCCCCGAATGGGTGATGTTCGAACATGCCGCGCTGAGAATGGGGTTGGTGGTCGTGCCTCTCTATACGGCCGATCGCCCGGAAAATGCAGCCTATATTCTATCCGACGCTGGCGTTAAGGTATTGTTGCTGGAAGAGGTTGCGCAGTGGCGGACATTTTCCGGCTTGAGCCATCCGATTGGCAATCTGATGCGCGTCGTGACGATTCAGAGCAGCCCTGAAAAAATTGAGGACAGTCGCGTGCTTGCGCTGCATGACTGGCTGCCCGGGCAAGCCGGAGAGATGCAGCATGTCAAAGCCGATCCGCATCAACTGGCCACCATTATATACACCTCCGGCACTTCAGGCCGGCCCAAGGGAGTGATGCTGAGTCATCACAATATACTTACGAACGCCTATGGCTGCTCTCAGATTGTGCCGCTGTCGCGGAATGATCTGCTGCTCTCGTTTCTTCCCCTGTCGCATGCCTTCGAGCGCACGGCCGGCTATTATGTCCCCATGATGTGCGGAGCCGCGGTGGCCTATGCCCGCTCGATTCAACAGTTGCCGGAGGACTTGCTGATCATTCGTCCCACTATCCTGGTTTCGGTACCCCGAATCTATGAGCGCGTGTACGCAGGAATTCGCACCAAGCTCGTGGAAGGATCCGCCCTCAGCCGTAAGCTGTTTAAGCTGGCGGTTGATATTGGTTTCAGCCGCTTCGAATATCAGCAGCGCCGCGGTTCCTGGCGTCTTTCCTACCTGTTATGGCCGTTGCTGGACAACCTGGTGGCAAAGAAGGTGATGGCCAAACTGGGTGGGAGGCTTCGCGGGGCGATGAGTGGCGGGGCGGCGTTATCGGCTGACGTTTCGCGGGTATTTATCGGTCTGGGACTGCCGCTGCTGCAAGGCTACGGCATGACCGAAAGCAGTCCCGTGGTATGCAGCAACACCTTTGATAACAATGTCCCAGGGAGCGTGGGGCGACCCATCCCGGGTGTGGAAGTAAAACTTGGCGAGAGCGCTGCGCTGCTGATTCGCGGCCCCAATGTGATGCTGGGTTACTGGAATGATCCGGAAGCCACCAAGGCTGTGCTGACACCTGACGGCTGGCTGAATTCCGGCGACATCGCGCGCATTGATGAAAACGGCGGGATAACGATCACCGGGCGCCTGAAGGAAATCATCGTCATGTCCACCGGTGAAAAGGTGCCACCCGCGGATATGGAAGCCGCGATTCTGCGCGATCCATTATTCGAGCACGTGATGCTGATCGGGGAAGGACGCTCATACTTGAGTGCACTGGTGGGCCTGAATCCCGGCCACTGGGAAAGCCTGTCAGGGCAATATCAACTTGATCGTGACTGGCGCAACCTGGGGCAAGACCCGAAACTTGAGGAAATCCTGCTGGAAAGGATCGCTCATCAGATAAGCGAGTTTCCCGGCTACGCCAAGGTGTACCGCATAGCGCTGGCACAAGAACCATGGACCATCGAGAACGGCATGCTCACGCCCACCTTGAAATTGCGGCGAAGTCGGGTCCTTGATCGTTATAAGGGTGAAGTGGCCAGGCTCTACGAGGGGCATTAA